The segment AAACGAGGCGCAGGGTCCCCACTGCCAAGCCTCCCCAGAGGCAGGGAAGAGTTTGTTCGGGCAGGCTGGCGGTGGCGTTCGGGGAACGCGGAGGACAGGGCTGAACTCTTGAACCCGCACCGGCAGCTCCCGACCAGATGCCAAGCATGGAGCACCCCGTGGCGCCCAACGTGTGAGCAGCCCCCGGCCGTGCCAGAcccccctgctcccctcacGGTTCATCGGCAGGACACGGGGGACGGTGTCACACGTCCCTTCCCGCCGTGGCTGGCGGGCGAGGAGGAAGAAGCCGGTGGGGGCGGCAGCCCCGAGACCCATCGCTGGCTGAGTCCGCGCAGCTCATCACGATGTCATCGGGGAGCGCGGGTGAAGCCCCTCTGTCCCATGCGGCGAGGGTGGACGCGGGCTGCAAGGGCCCCGAGGGACAACCCCGGACCCCTCCCGGGACACCGGGACCCCTCCCGGGACTCCCCGAGCCCGCCGCGCGGGGGCGCTGCCGTGCCCGCTCCgtgccgggggcggggccgcggcgcgCGGGTCCATCCGCGGCCTAgcagcgccccctgccggccgCGCGCGGGAGGCGCGGGCACGGGGACCGCGCGCGCTCCCGCCGGTCCTGGCGGGGAACGGGCCCCGCCCGCCGTGAAGCCGCTTCCGCCCGGCCTTGGCGGTGAGTTTGCGTCATCAGCGTGcgccgggcgggagcggcgccgggagcgggagcggagCCGCTGCCATGGCCGGGATTCTCTTCGAGGACATCTTCGACGTGAAAGACATCGACCCAGAGGGCAAGAAGTTCGACCGCGGTGAGTTGGGCCCCGGCCCGCTTCTCCCGGTCCCCCGTCCGCCCCTCCCGCCGGCGCTGGCCCCTCCGCGTGTTGGCAGCCCCCGGAGCGCCCCGCTTCCCCAGGGCTTCCCCAGCCCGGCTGCTGTGCCGCCCACAGGCCCTGTGTCTTGCATTCCTCGCCCCACCGtgttcctctccctgcctgtgcaCGCCTCCGCCAGCTGCCGGGCTCTGGcatccatcccagccccatccgAAAACGGCTCCGGTGCCAGCCTGGGGTGGGAAGATGACTCTGTTCCCACCCAGCCCTCGGGGCTCTTCTGTGTCCTTGTCCCTGactctgctgctgtccccagtgtcgCGCCTGCACTGCGAGAGCGAGTCCTTCAAGATGGATCTCATCCTGGACGTGAACATCCAGATCTATCCCGTGGATCTCGGTGAGCCATCGGGCTGCGGGCACGGGGCGGGGCAGCCGGTGTGAGCTTGGGTGGGCGAGCTTAGAGGGCATGGAGTCAGGAATTGCTGTGATCAACGAATAAGCAGCCTCAGGGTTCCTTGTGCCCCTGTGTTGTCCCCAAGCGACAGGAGGTTCAAGGCACTCTTGGTGTACTGAGGCTGAGCTGGGTTTCTGGTTCACCTCCGTGTGTGTATTTGGGCTCACCTCTGTCCCTTTCCACACAGAAGCTGTTTGGGGAAGCTGCTTCAGCTGGTGGTAACCAGGTTTAAGGGAGAGCTCCTGAAATTAACTTCTGCAGCTAAATATACTAAAtgtgtggaaaagaaaatattacccTTGATGAGGGGCACAGAAGGGCTGAAGCTGATGCTGCAGGGAGCTCATGTACCTGCCCAAGGGTCCAGCCAAGCTCTCTGGGGGGATATAAGTGAATATCTTCTTGTGTCCCCTGAAAACACCAGCAGTGGTGTCCTTGTGGCTCTGGTTTCCTCCGTGATGTGGGGAACAAGGAGACACAGGATCCAGTGTGACCTTTCACACGTTCCCCACAGTCCTGTTGGCAGACTGGCGGCAGGGACAGAGCTTGTTTAGCACCCGCTGCCAGCGTGGCCCTTTGCCACCGCCCTGAGCtctggctgtgtgtgctgctgctctggttgTGCTCTAACcttctcactgctgctctggcctccTCACAGGGGACAAATTCCGCCTGGTCATCGCCAGCACCTTGTATGAGGATGGCACCCTGGACGATGGCGAGTACAACCCCACGGATGACCGGCCGTCCAGGTACAGGGCCCAACTGGGACCCCTGCGCGCGGGGACGAGGGACTAAGTGAAGTGCTGAGGTTGAATGTTTCAGGTTGGACACTTAAGAGGAATTTCTTCACGGAGGGAGTGATTAAACattggaatggctgcccagGATGATGGTGGAGTCCCTATCCCCTAGAATTGTTTAAAGAAAGGCTGGGTGTGGCGCTcgtgccatggtctagttgacagggtggtgttcagtcacaggctggacttgatgatccgagaggtcttttccagtctaATTGACTCTGTAACTGGGAGGTACCTTCTCCCAGAGGACACTGAGCTGGGGGAACAGCCAGGTTTGATTCCTTGCTGACCTCAGGCTGTGCTGTTGCAGGGCAGACCAGTTTGAGTACGTGATGTATGGCAAGGTGTACCGGATCGAGGGGGACGAGACCTCCACGGAGGCGGCCACGCGCCTGTGAGTGCCTGTGGAGAGTGGGGGGACACGGTGCCccggggtggggtggggggcgCTGGGATCTCGGCTCAGGTCTCCCATGGGATTCCCTGCTCTCACTActcctctcctcccacctcAGCTCTGCCTATGTGTCCTACGGGGGGCTGCTCATGCGGCTGCAGGGAGACGCAAACAACCTGCATGGGTTTGAGGTGGACTCTCGCGTTTACCTGCTGATGAAGAAGTTGGCCTTCTAGCACACCTCCATGGGCTGCTCCACAGAcatccagctgcagccctgggagcccaCGTTCTGCTCCAGCATCCATGCTGCCCAGCCTCCTCAGAGctgaggaggcaggagcagtcCCCCTCCTCATCCCAGTGTCTTCTGACTCCTGCTGGGATCCACATCTCTGTTTGCAAGGGGAGAGGTGCCTGACATCTGAGTGGACACCATGCTGGGTGCTCCGGTCTTGCCTGATGGCATCTCCTCACCTTTGCCTGTGCTCAACAGCCCTGGCTCTGGCCAGGAGCAACTGGACTAGGacagctgcctgcctgcctctgaggaccattccctggggagccatCCTGAGGCAGGCTGCCTTGGTTTTGATTAAACTGGGATGTTTTGTACACCTGGCTCTGCTTGCTGAGAGATGAGGCTGGCAGGGAGTGGATACACCTGCGCAGGGGCAAAGGGGGAACCCTGACACTTCCCAAAGGAtggggggcagcagcaggtgggTACAGAGAGGAGGAGTGGCAGGTGGGGCTGTGCCGGGGgatcctgcagcactggcagctgccaTGGGTGGGAGCGGGCACTGGGCAGAACTGGGAGCGTGTCCCAGAGGAGCTGGCTTCTGCCCCAGGCCCAGGCACAAGG is part of the Vidua chalybeata isolate OUT-0048 chromosome 10, bVidCha1 merged haplotype, whole genome shotgun sequence genome and harbors:
- the POLR2H gene encoding DNA-directed RNA polymerases I, II, and III subunit RPABC3, with product MAGILFEDIFDVKDIDPEGKKFDRVSRLHCESESFKMDLILDVNIQIYPVDLGDKFRLVIASTLYEDGTLDDGEYNPTDDRPSRADQFEYVMYGKVYRIEGDETSTEAATRLSAYVSYGGLLMRLQGDANNLHGFEVDSRVYLLMKKLAF